A region from the Tahibacter amnicola genome encodes:
- a CDS encoding acetylglutamate kinase, whose amino-acid sequence MHAHKDVRQTIVRLLSSMASAKEIHQYLKRFSQLDAKRFAVVKVGGAVLRDDLEALTSSLAFLQQVGLTPIVVHGAGPQLDEQLSAAGIQKQTIDGLRVTSPEALAIVRRVMLTENLKLVESLQATDARATSIVGGVFDAEFMDRERYGLVGEVTGVNLAPIEASLNAGSIPVIASLGETLGGQILNINADFAANELVQVLQPYKIIFLTSTGGLLDGEEAVIDSINLSTEYDHLMAQPWLHSGMRLKIEQIKLLLDRLPLTSSISITRPAELAKELFTHKGSGTLVRRGEKVLKFHSWQGIDCDRLRSLIESSFGRRLVADYFERTVPQCVYISENYRAAVILTEVQGHTYLDKFAVLDEAQGEGLGRAVWQVMREEVPQLFWRSRHGNLVNPFYYAESDGCFKQEKWKVFWYGLEDFSDIAFCVDHCRDRPPTLIG is encoded by the coding sequence ATGCATGCGCATAAAGATGTACGCCAGACGATCGTGCGCCTGTTGTCGAGCATGGCCAGCGCGAAAGAAATACACCAATACCTCAAGCGTTTTTCGCAGCTGGACGCCAAGCGCTTCGCCGTGGTCAAGGTCGGCGGCGCCGTTCTGCGCGATGACCTGGAGGCGCTGACCTCTTCGCTGGCATTCCTGCAGCAGGTGGGTCTGACACCGATCGTGGTGCACGGTGCCGGTCCCCAGCTGGACGAACAGCTGTCCGCAGCTGGCATCCAGAAGCAGACCATCGACGGCCTGCGCGTGACTTCACCCGAGGCACTGGCGATCGTGCGCCGCGTTATGCTGACCGAGAACCTCAAGCTCGTCGAATCGCTGCAGGCGACGGACGCGCGTGCGACCTCAATCGTCGGCGGCGTCTTCGACGCGGAGTTCATGGACCGCGAACGCTACGGCCTTGTCGGCGAGGTGACCGGCGTAAATCTGGCGCCGATCGAAGCCAGCCTCAACGCCGGCTCCATTCCCGTGATCGCGAGCCTGGGCGAAACACTGGGCGGTCAGATTCTCAACATCAATGCGGATTTCGCGGCCAATGAGCTGGTGCAGGTGCTGCAGCCCTACAAGATCATCTTCCTGACCAGCACGGGTGGCCTGCTCGACGGTGAAGAGGCGGTGATCGATTCGATCAACCTGTCGACCGAATACGATCATCTGATGGCGCAGCCGTGGCTGCATTCGGGCATGCGGCTGAAGATCGAGCAGATCAAATTGCTGCTGGACCGCCTGCCGCTGACGTCCTCGATCTCGATCACGCGGCCGGCCGAGCTGGCCAAGGAACTCTTCACCCACAAGGGCTCGGGCACGCTGGTGCGGCGCGGCGAGAAAGTCCTGAAGTTCCATTCCTGGCAGGGCATCGACTGCGATCGCCTGCGCTCGCTGATCGAGTCGAGTTTCGGGCGGCGCCTGGTCGCGGACTACTTCGAGCGCACAGTTCCCCAGTGCGTCTACATCAGCGAGAACTATCGCGCCGCGGTGATCCTGACGGAGGTCCAGGGGCATACCTATCTCGACAAATTCGCGGTGCTCGACGAGGCGCAGGGCGAGGGACTGGGGCGTGCCGTGTGGCAGGTGATGCGCGAGGAGGTGCCGCAGCTGTTCTGGCGCTCACGACACGGCAACCTGGTCAATCCGTTCTACTACGCCGAATCCGATGGCTGCTTCAAGCAGGAAAA